The Amycolatopsis sp. DG1A-15b genome contains the following window.
CTGCTGGGACCGCCGTCTCTTCGGCGATTCGCGGGCGTGGGCTTGCGGCCAGGCGGCGGGCGAGGTCCTGGAGGTCGCGATCGGAACCGGGCTGAACCTCCCCTGCTACCCCGCGGAGGTGACGCTCACCGGCGTCGACCTCAGCGAGGGGATGCTCGCCATCGCCCGCGACCGCGCCCGCCGGCTCGGCCACCCCGTGACCCTGCGCGCGGGGGACGCCGAGGCACTGCCGTTCGCCGAGGCCTCTTTCGACACCGTGCTGTGCACGTTCGGCCTCTGCGCCATCCCCGACCCCGCGGCCGCGGTGGGCGAGATGGTGCGGGTGCTGCGCCCGGGCGGCCGGCTGATCTTGGTCGACCACGTCGCTTCGTCGTCGCGGATCGTGCGGGGCCTGCAGCGGCTGGTCGAGCTGGCGAGCGTCCCGCTGGCCGGCGAGCACTTCCGGCGTCGGCCGCTGAAGCTCGTCGAGGCACTCGGCCTGCCGGTGCAGCGGCGGGAGCGGTTCAAGCTCGGGCTGGTGGAACGGCTGGTGGCCGGCAAGGTCAGCTGATCAGCACGCTCTCGTCCAGCCCGGCCAGGATCGCCGCCGCGTCGTCGTAGATCGCGACGGCGCCGGCGTCGGTCAGCTCCGCCGCACCGACGCCGCCGGAGAGCACCGAAACCGTGCGCACGCCGGCCTTCGTGGCGGCGTGGACGTCCCAGACCGCGTCGCCGACGAAGATCGTCTCCTCCGGAGCGCTCCCGGCCTTGTCGAGCGCGGCGAACACGGGCTCCGGATCGGGCTTCGTCGCCTCGACGTCGTCGCCGGAAACGATGCCCGCGACCACGTCGTCGAGGTCGAGGACCTTGCGCAGCGCGTCGAGCTCGTCCGGTCCCGCCGACGTCGCCAGCACCACGCGCACGCCGCGCCCGGCCAGGGTGCGGACGAGCTCGGGGGCGCGGTCGAACGGCCGCAGCAGGCCGGCCGTCTCCAGGTAGAAGCGGCTGTGGAGCTCCTTCGCCTCGTCGCCGATGCGACCGGCGTCTTCGTCGCCCAGCAGGGTGCTCAGCAGCTTGCCGGACCCCTTGCCGATCGCTCGGTGCACGCGCCAGGAGTCGACGTCCCGGTCCAGTTCGTGGAACGCCCGGCGCCAGGCGTGGACGTGGAGGTAGTTGGAGTCGACGAGCGTTCCGTCGACGTCGAACAGGACCGCGGTGGCGATGGCAGGCTCCTCGAGGTCGGTGCGGGTTTCCCGGTGTTCCGCGTGGGTACTGGGAGGGGTGATCGGAATACCCCGGACCGGAGGGAAGTACACATGACCGGCCTCGTCTCGGCGGGCTTCCGCGGGCTGGCGGCGCTGCGGCGCGCCCCGGCGTTCCACCCCGTGGGCGTGGTCCGCCGCGGCGAACTCCGGCCCGTCGCCGACGACCTGCCGTGGCCGTCCGGGCCGGCGCCCGTCGTCGCCCGGCTGTCCAAGGGCGCCGGCACCCCCGGGCGGCTGCCGGACGCGCTCGGGCTGGCGGTGCGGATTCCCGGCGCGGGCCGCGACGGCGGGCCGTGGGACATCCTGCTGACGACGGCCGGCAGCGGGCACGTCGGGCGGATGCTGCCCCGGCCTTCGGCCGCGTGGACGCGCGGCGCCTACAGCAGCCTCGTGCCGTACCGCCGGGCCGACCGGCTCGTCTGGCTGGGCGCGTGGGCGGTGGCGTCGTCGCCGCGGATCGAAGCGTCACTCGACGCGGCACGCGCGACGGGAACGTGGGAGTTCGTGCTCCGGACCGGCCGCGAAGACGGGCGCTGGTGCGACAGCGCCGTGCTGACCCTGACGGAGCTCGGTGGCGACGCGCCGTCGTTCGATCCGATGCTGAACCGCCCCGACGGGTTGGAGTTCGCCCCGGACTGGCTGGTGCGGCTGCGGGAGCGGGCCTACGCGGGGAGCCGGGCCGGGCGGCCGTCGTGACCCGGCCGCCCGGCCCGGTGCCCGGTCACCGCGAGTCGGCGACCGGGCTGCGCGTGGCGCCGAGCGGGATCAGGCCGAGCGCGATCATCCCGACGCCCAGGCCGAAGTGCAGCCAGTTGTCCGCGGTGTTGACCGGAACGAAGTTGGCCGCGCTGCCCTGGTCGATCACCAGGCCGTAGAGCCACAGGACCAGGTAGACCACCCCGCCGCCGACGAGGAAGGCCCGGGCACCGCGCGCCGTCCTCGCCAGGACGAGCCCGGCGACGCCGAACGCGAGGTGCACGATGTTGTGCAGGATCGACACGGAGAAGATGCCCAGGAGCAGGGCGCCGGAATGGTGCCCGGCCCAGGTGAGCATGTCGTAGTGGGTCGTCACGCCGGGGATGAACCCCAGCACGCCGACCAGCAGGAAAACCACTCCGACGATCGCGGCGAGGAGCTGGCGGGGGGTTCGCCGGACCTCGGTCTCCATCGATGACATGGTCGTTCCTCCCGATTCGGTGAGCGGGCCCTCGGCCGGGGACCCGCCGGGGCGGCGTGCCCGGCTGCGCGGCGGGCAAACGCGTTTCACCCCGGGTGCCGCCGGGTATGCCCGGGTTTCGCCCGATCGGAGGAAGCGATGAGCACTCCCGAAATCGACCCGGTGACCGCCGAGAGCATGGAAGCCGACGCCGACATCGCCGGCGAGCACACCGAGCCGACGTTCCGCGACCAGGAGCCCCAGGCGGGCGACAGCGACGAAGAAGACGCCGACCGCGGGGGCATGCCCTCGGCGTGAGGTCAGGGACGGGCCCGCGGGTAGGTCCGGCGCTCGCCGATCCGGCCGTCCTTCGTGTGGATGAAGTGGGCCGTGCCGCGCTTGATCGCGAGCTCGCGGCCGTCCGCGACAGCGTCGGACTTCGTCTCGGCGCTGCCGGACGCCCGCGTGTTGCCGACGACCTTGTTCTTCCAGACGGAGCCGTCGTAGAAGGTTTCGATGTCGCCGTCGGCCGGTTCGAGCGCCGGCCCGTCGGCGGCTTCATGGGTGCCGAAGAGGGCGGGGTCGGGTTTGGGTGCGGTGCCGGGGCCGCCGAGGGGTTCGGGGTCCATGAGGTATTCGATGCCGGCGTCGGTGGTCCAGCTGGTGCCCTTGGCGCCGTCGGGGCCGTCGGAGAGGTGCCAGATGGTGTGGTTGTGGGTCTGGTCTTCTTCGTCGAGCAGGGCGTTGGGGACGATGTCGCCTTCGAGTCCGTCGGCTTTGAGCTCTTCGATGGCGGCGAGCCATTGTTTCTGGTGGACGGTGTCGCGGGCGAGGTTGAACTTGAGCATCGCCTTGACGCCGGGGTCGTCGGTCATGTTGTAGAGGCGGGCGGTTTGGAGGCGGCCTTGGGCTTCGGCGGCGGCGTTGGCGCGGAAGTCGGCGAGCAGGTTGCCGGAGGCGACGATGTAGCGGCCGTTCCAGGGGTAGCCGTTGCTGTCGGCCGGGAGCGCGCCGCCGCCGGCGACGATGGCCTGCTGGACGTCCATCCCGCCGATCGTCGCGGCCATCACCGGGTCCTTGACGGCTTCGGCGGTGGCGGTGGCGGGGGCGCCTTCGAGGAGGCGGGCGACCATGGTGGCGAGCATTTCGACGTGGCCGATTTCCTCGGTGGCGGTGTCCATGATCAGGTCTTTGTACTTGCCTTCGATGCGGCAGTTCCAGCCTTGGAACAGGTACTGCATGGTCACGGTCATTTCGCCGTACGCGCCGCCGATGAGTTCTTGGAGTTTGTGGGCGTAGACGGGGTCGGGCTTTTCGGGCTTGGCTTCGAACTGCAGCAGCTTCGTGTGACGGAACACATCGTCTCCCTTCCAAGCCCGCGGAGTTCCCCCGATCGGCCGCATCAATCGGGGAAACGCGTTGTTTGACGGGTTCCGGACGGGCTATCCGATCGGGTGATCGTCGTGAGAGGAGGTGGTCCCGGTGCTCGCCCGGCACAATTCGGTGTGGCTGGTGCCCCGGCACGGCGCACTCGCGAAGGCGTCCGCCGTCGGCGTGCTGGACCGGACGACGTACTCGCAGCTGCGCGACGAGTTGCTCGAGTTCGCGGCCGATTCCGAGGACGGCGTGCTGATCGACGTCGAGCGCCTCGAACTGCGCGACCGGGCGCTGATCCGGGTGTTCGCCCTGGTCGCCCTGCGCGTCGGCGAGTGGCCCGCGATCCCGTTCGCGTTGGTGACGGGCCGCCCGGAGCAGCGAGCGGCGCTCGCGGCGAGCGGCGTGCCGGTGTACGCGGACACCGCCACGGCGGAGGCGGCGCTGACCCGCCCGGCCGGGCGAAGGGTGGGCCGCCTGCTCGACCGCTCGCCGCGCACGTCGGCGCGTGCCCGCGGATTCGTCCGCGGGATCTGCGCCGAGTGGATGGTGCCGGAGCTGGCCGAGGACGCCGAGCTGATCGCGACCGAGCTGGTCGAGAACACGCTCCGCCATACGGATTCGGCGCCGTGGCTGCGGCTGGAGCTGCGCCGCGGAACCCTGTCGGTGGCGGTCTCCGACGAGAGCCGGCGGCCGGCGGTGCTGCGGGAGGGTCTCGACCTGGCCCGCGTGGGGCTGGGCCTGCGGATGATCACCAAGGTCGCGAAGCGGTGGGGGAGCAGCCGGTCCCGCTCGGGCGGGAAGACGGTGTGGGCCCTGCTGGCCCGCCCGTGAGCCGCTGAGGACTCGCCACCGTCCCGCCCGCCTCGGCCCTTGCCACGGAAGGAAGCGCCGGGTGCGAGGCCCGGTTCATCGTGCCGTCCGGGCTCGAGAAGCTCAGCCCGGTGCGCCCGCGAACGTCACCGGCTCGCCCGGCTTGAAGGTCGACCAGCGAGTTGCTGAACTCGATCTAGTACTTTCGCCGATCCGCAGGACGGGGATCTCGAGGCCGTCCTTCACCACCGTGCCGGCCGCGCTGTCCGGGTTGAGCTGCAGCACGGCCGTCGGGTGGTCCGTTACCGCGGTCGTGACGGGGTGTCGCCGCCGCGCTCGGTGCCCCGGGGGCGGAAGTCGCGTTCGGTTTCGACGTCGCCTTCCGGTGTGTGGACGAAGTGCCCGACCCGGCGCTTGCGCGCGATCTGCCGCCCCGCCAGGACGGCGTCGACGCGGCGGGGAGAGGTGTTGGACGCCCGGCGGCCGCCTTCGACGCGGTTCTTCCACAGTCCGTCTTCGTAGTAGGTGTGCACGTCACCCTCCGCCACGACGCCGCCTCCCATCGTGAGTGCTGGAAGGCTGCGGATGCCCGGGGACGTAGCGGACAAACGTTATCCGGTGTTCAAGCCAGCCGGAGTACTTCGATGGCGTTGTCCTTGAGGATCAGCGGCCGCACCTCGTCCTTGAGCTCCAGCTCGGCGAAGTCGGCGAGCCAGCGGTCCGGGGTGATCACCGGGAAGTCGGACCCGAACAGGACTTTCCGCTTCAGCAGGGTGTTGGCCGCGCGGACCAGCTGCGGCGGGAAGTACTTCGGCGACCAGCCCGACAGGTCGATGTACACGTTCGCCTTGTGCGTCGCGACCGAGATCGCTTCGTCCTGCCACGGCACCGACGGGTGCGCCAGGATCACCGTCAGGTCCGGGAAATCCGCGGCGACGTCGTCGAGCAGCATTGGGTTCGAGTACCGCAGCTTGATGCCGTGCCCGCCCGGCAGGCCGGCACCGATGCCGGTCTGCCCGGTGTGGAACAGGGCCGGAACACCCAGCTCGGCGATCGCCTCGTAGAGCGGGTAGTACCGGATGTCGTTGGGCTCGAACGCCTGCAGGCTCGGGTGGAACTTGAACCCGCGCACCCCGTGCTCGGCCACGAGCCGCCGCGCGCGGAGCACGGCGGCCTTGCCGGCGTGCGGGTCGACCGAGCCGAACGGGATGAGGACGTCGGCGTGCTCGGCGGCGGCGTCGGCGATCTCCTCGCTCGAGAGCGCGGGGTGGCCGGTCGCGGCCGGCGCCTCGACCGTGAAGACGACGGCGGCCATCTGCCGGGCCCGGTAGTGCTCGGCGATCGCGGTCACCGTCGGCGTGCGGTCCTGGCCGGCGCGGAAGTACTTCGCGGAGGCGTCCAGCAGTTCCTGGTCGAGGGCGAAGCAGCCGTGGCCGTCTTGTTCGACGTGGGTGTGGACGTCGATGGCGGTCAGGGAGGAAAGGTCCACGAGGAGCTCCAGGGTCAGGGCAGGTCGGGCTGCGCGGCCTTGGCGGCCAGCAGCTGGTCGAGGACGGCGTCGCGGGCGGCGACGAGCCGGTCGTGGTCGGTGCCGGCCAGTTCGGCGTCGACGCCGGCGACGAGGGTCTCGGCGAGTTCCGGCGTCAGGTGGACGCGGCCCAGGTCGCGCCACCACTGCTCGGTGGGCGGGCCGAGGTGCCGCAGGATGTGCGCGAGCCCGCCCGCGCCACCGGAGAGGTGCTGGTTGACGAACGGGCCGAGCACGGCCCAGCGCAGACCGGGCCCGTTGGCGATGGCGGCGTCGATGTCGGCGACCGTCGCGACGCCGCGTTCGACGAGGGAGTACGCCTCCTGCCACAGCGCGGCCTGCAGCCGGTTCGCGACGTGGCCGGGTACCTCCCGCGTCAGCCGGATCGGCCGCTTGCCGGCCGCGGTGTAGAACTCGACCGCGCGGTCGACGACCTCGGGCGTGGTTTCGGCGCCCGGGACGACTTCCACGAGCGGGATCACGTGCGGCGGGTTGAACGGGTGCCCGACGACCACGCGCTCGGGGTGCTTCGGGCAGCCGCGCGCGATGACGCTCGGCAGCAGCCCGGACGAGCTGCTCGCCAGGATCACCTCCGGCCGCGCGGCCTCGTCGAGCACGGCGAACAGGCGGTGCTTGACGTCTTCGCGCTCGGGTCCGTTCTCCTGCACGAAATCCGCCTCCGCCACCGCGGCGCCGGCGTCGGTGGCGAAGCTCAGCCGCTCCTGCGAGGCGCCTTCGGCGAGGCCGAGCCGGATCAGCGTGGGCCAGTGCGCGGCGACGTCGGCGCGCAGGCGGTCTTCGGCGCCGGGCGCCGGATCGGTGGCGACGACGTCGTAGCCGCGGGCGAGGAAGTGCGCGGCCCAGCCGGCCCCGATCACGCCGGTCCCGACGACCGCGATGGTGGTGATCCGGCCGGGTTTCGCCGCGTGGCCGGCGGGGGCCGAGGTGATCCGGACGGTCATGCCGGCCCTCCGGCGAGCGCGACGAACGGGTCCAGCGACGCGGGATCGGCCAGGACGTCCCGCGCGGCGACGTCGTCCGGTCGTGCGCCGCGCAGGAGTTTCTTCACCGGCAGCTCCAGTTTCTTTCCGGTGCGGTTGCGGGGGATCGACGGCACGGCGGTGATCGCGTCCGGCACGTGCCGCGGCGAGAGCGCGCTCCGCAGCGCCGAGGCGATCTTGCCGCGCAAGGCGTCGTCGAGTTCGGCGCCGGACCGCAGCGCCACGAACAGCCGGAGGTCGCCGTTGCCGCCGGCGGGGTCTTCGAGGTGCACGACGAGGGAGTCCTCGATCTCCGGGAGCTCCTCGACGACGGCGTAGAACTCGGCGGTGCCCAGCCGGACGCCGCCGCGGTTGAGGGTGGCGTCCGAGCGGCCGGCGATGACACAGCTCCCCTCGGGCGTGAACCGGATCCAGTCGCCGTGGCGCCAGACGCCGGGATAGGTCGAGAAGTACGTGTCGCGGTAGCGCTCACCCGAGTCGTCGCCCCAGAACCCCACCGGCATCGACGGCATCGGGGCGGTGATCACCAGCTCGCCCAGTTCCCCGACGACCGGGGCACCGTGCTCGTCGAACGCCTTCGCGTCGACGCCGAGGCAGGGGCCGGAGATCTCGCCGGCCCGCACCGGCTGCAGCGGGCTGCCCTGGACGATGCCGCTGCACACGTCGGTGCCGCCGCTGCCGACGTTGAGCAGGACGCCCGGGAACCGCTCGTGCACCCAGTGGAAGCCTTCGGCGGGCAGCGGGCTGCCGGCCGCACCGAGCTGCCGCAGCGCGGACAGGTCGTACTCGGCGGCCGGGTCGAGGCCCGCTTTCCGGCACGCCATCAGGAATCCCGGGCTCGCGCCCATCAGCGTCGCGCGCGTCTCCTCGGCCAGCCGCCACTGCCAGGCCAGGTCCGGGTGCAGCGGGTTGCCGTCGACCAGCACGATCGACGCACCGGTCAGCAGCCCCGAGACGAGGGCGTTCCACATCATCCAGGCGGTGGTGGAGAACCACAGGATCCGGTCGCCCGGGCGCAGGTCCCAGCTGAGGCCGTGGTTCTTGAGGTGTTCCAGCAGGATGCCGCCGTGGCCGTGCACGATCGCCTTCGGCTTGCCCGTGGTGCCGGAGGAGAACAGCACGCACAACGGGTGCGCGAAGCCGACGGGCTCGAACCCGGGGGCACTTTCGGCGAGCAGATCGTTCCAGGCGAGCGTTCCGGGCAGGTCGTGCTCGCCGTAGGGGACGTGCACGACGTGCTCGGCGGTGGGCAGGCCCGCGCGGATTTCGGCGACTTCGGCGCGGCGGTCGACGTCCTTGGCCCCGTAGCGGTAGCCGGACACCGTCAGCAGCACCCGCGGCTCGATCTGGCCGAACCGGTCGACCACCGACCGGGCGCCGAACTCGGGCGCGCAGGAGGCCCAGATCGCGCCCAGGCTCGCGACCGCGAGGTAGGCGACCACGGCTTCCGGGATGTTCGGCAGGTAGGCGACGACGCGGTCGCCGCGGCCGACCCCGAGCCGGGCCAGCCCCGCGCGGGCGCGCGCGACCTGGTCGCGCAGCTGGTCCCAGGTCAGCTCGGTGCGCTCCCGCGTCTGGGAGTAGGCGATGACCGCGGTGGCGTCGCCGGGGCCGTGGCCGAGGGCGTGTTCGGCGTAGTTGAGGGTCGCTCCGGGGAACCATTCCGTGCCGGGCATGGTCCGGTCGGGCACCACCGCGGTGGCCGGGGTGTGCAGGCGGACGCCGAAGAAGTCCTTGATCGAGGACCAGAAGCCGTCGAGGTCGGTCACCGACCACCGGTGCAGGGCCGCGTAGTCGTCGAAGGAGTGCCCGCGGGCTTCCAGCCACCGCAGGTACCGGCCGATCTCGGTGGTTTCGCGGACGTCGGGGGCGACCGGGCGCAGGATCATCGGCCGACCTTCCCGGCGCGCTTTTCGAGGAACGCCTGCATTCGTTCCTTCGCTTCGGCGCTGCCACTGGCGACGGCGGCCATCAGCGCTTCCATCAGGTAGCCCTCGGCCGGGTTGGCCTCGGCGATGCGGGGGAGGGCCTGCAGGACGGCGAAGTTCGTGATCGGCGAGTTGTCCGCGATCTTGCGGGCCAGGCCGAGCGCGTGCTCCAGGCCGTTGTCCACGCGGTAGTGCGACAACCCGGCGGCGTGGCCCTCGTCGGCGTCGAGCACCCGGCCGGTGAGCATCATGTCGGCCATCCGGTGCGCGCCGATCAGCCGCGGCACCCGCACCGACGCGCCGCCGCCGACGAACAGCCCGCGCTGGCCCTCCGGCAGCGCGTAGAACGCCGAGGGTTCGGCGACGCGGATGTGCGCGGCGGCCGCCAGTTCCAGGCCGCCGCCGACGACCGCGCCCTTGAGCACGGCGACCACCGGGACCCGCCCGCGTTCGAGCCGCTCGAAGGCGCGGTGCCACATCATCGAGTGCTCCAGGCCCTCGAACGCGTCGCGCTCGGTGAGCTCGGAAAGGTCGAGCCCGGCGGAGAAGTGGTCGCCGACGGCGTCGAGCACGACGGCCTTGATCCCCGGCGGCGGGGCGCCGAAGAACGACTCGATGCCGAGCACGGTCGCGTCGTCGAGGGCGTTGCGCTTCTCGGGACGGGCCAGCCACAGCACGGCGATGTCGTCCCGCAGCTCCAGGCGCAGCGAAGGGGGCAGCAGAGGCGTGGTCATGCGGGTCCGTTCGTGAAGGTTTCGGCGGCCAGGGTGCGCAGTTCGACGCGGCGGATCTTGCCGGTGGCGTTGCGCGGCAAGGCGTCGGTGAACCGCACGTGTTTCGGGACCTTGTAGCGTGCCAGGTGCCGTTCGAGGTGCGCGCGGAACTGCGGTTCGTCCAGCTCGGCGCCGGGCCGGACCACGACGAAGGCCGCGCCGGCCTCGCCCCAGCGCTCGTCGGGCACCCCGACCACGGCGCAGGCGTCGACCGCGTCGAGCCGGACGGCGACCGCTTCGATCTCGGCCGGGTACACGTTTTCCCCGCCGGAGATGATCATGTCCTTGACCCGGTCGACGACGTGGGCCCAGCCGTCGTCGTCGACGCGGACGACGTCACCGGTGCGGAACCAGCCGCCCTCGACGAAGCTCGCCTTCGACTCCTCGGGCCGGTTCCAGTAGCCGCCGAAGACGTGCGGGCCGCGCACGAGCAGCTCGGACGGCGTCCCGTCGAGCGGCTGCGGCGTGAGATCGGGACCGAGGGCCGCCACGTCGGTGAAGAAGTGCGGCACCCCGGCGGCGACCGGGTGGTCGAGCGTGCCTTCGTGGGTCGCCATCGAGACACCCGGGGCGGCCTCGGTCATGCCGTAGCCCTGCAGGAGCTTCACACCGCGGTCGAGCCACGCGCGGGCGACGCGCTCGGCCACCGGCGAGCCGCCGTAGAGCACGCAGGTCAGCGAGCCGAGGTCGGCGCGGTCCCAGTCCTCGTGGCGGCACATCATCTCCAGCATCGTGGGGACCGCGGAGAAGCTGGTGATCCCGGCTTCGCCGATCCGGGCGAGGATGGTGCCCGGATCGAACTTCGCCACCGGTTCCACGCTGCCGCCCTTGAACAGCGTCGGCAGCGTGATCTGGCCGAGCCCGACGCAGTGGAACAGCGGCGCGATGCACAGCGCCTTGTCGGTGCCCAGGACGTCGAGGTGCGCCAGCTGGTTGACGGTGTTCCAGGTGAGGTTGCCGTGGGTGAGGACAGCCGCCTTCGGCCGCCCGGTGGTGCCGGAGGTGTAGAGCAGCAGGCAGGGATCTTCCAGCCCGACGGCGGTTCCCGGAAGTGGCCCGGCTTCGGCGATCTCCGCTTCGAAGTCCCGTTCCCCCTCGGCGGGATCCATCGCGATGACGACGCCGTCCGGGAGCGCACCGGCCGCCGCCACCAGGTCGCCGGTGTCCGGGCTGTGCACGAGGACCGACGCGCCGCTGTCGGCGAGCATGTACCGGATCTCCGCGGGGGAGAGCCGGTAGTTGAGCGGGACGAAGACCGCGCCGCAGCGGGCGGTGGCGAACAGCGTCTCGAACACGGTGATGTCGTTGACGCCCAGGTAGGCCACGCGCTCACCCGGGCGGACGCCGAGCCGGGTCAGCGCGCCGGCCAGCCGTTCGACGCGCTCGGCGAGCCCGGCGTAGGTCAGGCTCCGGTTCCGCTGCACGAGGGCGGTGCGGTCCGGGTTGATCCGCGCCCGCCGCGCGGGCCAGCTGCCCAGGCCGAAATCGGGCAGGTTCACTGCTGCCTCCTTCACCAGCGGAGCACCGGTTTGATCGTCTTGCCCGTCAGCATGTCGTCGACCGCCTGTTGAATCTGCCCGAACTCGTAGTGCGTGACCAGCTTTTCGATCGGGAACCGGCCCGCGGCGACGAGCTCGGCCAGGGTCGGCACCAGCGCCTGGGTGTCGGCGTCGCCCATGGTCAGGCCGACGACGCGCCGGCCGGGGAGCAGGAAGTTGACGTCCACCGGCACCGTCGTGCCGAACGCGGGCGCGCCGACGACGACCGCGGTGCCGCGCGCGGCCAGTGCGCCGATCGCCGTCCCCAGCACGCCGGCGTTGCCCGTGGTCTCGATGACGCCGTCGACCCCGCGGCCGCCGGTCAGCTTCCCGACCGTCTCGGCGAGGTCCTCGCCGCTGGTGTCGATCGTGTCGGTGGCGCCGATCTCGCGGGCC
Protein-coding sequences here:
- a CDS encoding class I SAM-dependent methyltransferase produces the protein MKKAERWRRYWDRKSTTYDAEMGCWDRRLFGDSRAWACGQAAGEVLEVAIGTGLNLPCYPAEVTLTGVDLSEGMLAIARDRARRLGHPVTLRAGDAEALPFAEASFDTVLCTFGLCAIPDPAAAVGEMVRVLRPGGRLILVDHVASSSRIVRGLQRLVELASVPLAGEHFRRRPLKLVEALGLPVQRRERFKLGLVERLVAGKVS
- a CDS encoding HAD family hydrolase, translated to MYFPPVRGIPITPPSTHAEHRETRTDLEEPAIATAVLFDVDGTLVDSNYLHVHAWRRAFHELDRDVDSWRVHRAIGKGSGKLLSTLLGDEDAGRIGDEAKELHSRFYLETAGLLRPFDRAPELVRTLAGRGVRVVLATSAGPDELDALRKVLDLDDVVAGIVSGDDVEATKPDPEPVFAALDKAGSAPEETIFVGDAVWDVHAATKAGVRTVSVLSGGVGAAELTDAGAVAIYDDAAAILAGLDESVLIS
- a CDS encoding DUF4383 domain-containing protein, yielding METEVRRTPRQLLAAIVGVVFLLVGVLGFIPGVTTHYDMLTWAGHHSGALLLGIFSVSILHNIVHLAFGVAGLVLARTARGARAFLVGGGVVYLVLWLYGLVIDQGSAANFVPVNTADNWLHFGLGVGMIALGLIPLGATRSPVADSR
- a CDS encoding DUF2188 domain-containing protein, which encodes METFYDGSVWKNKVVGNTRASGSAETKSDAVADGRELAIKRGTAHFIHTKDGRIGERRTYPRARP
- a CDS encoding ATP-binding protein, producing the protein MLARHNSVWLVPRHGALAKASAVGVLDRTTYSQLRDELLEFAADSEDGVLIDVERLELRDRALIRVFALVALRVGEWPAIPFALVTGRPEQRAALAASGVPVYADTATAEAALTRPAGRRVGRLLDRSPRTSARARGFVRGICAEWMVPELAEDAELIATELVENTLRHTDSAPWLRLELRRGTLSVAVSDESRRPAVLREGLDLARVGLGLRMITKVAKRWGSSRSRSGGKTVWALLARP
- a CDS encoding DUF2188 domain-containing protein, whose product is MAEGDVHTYYEDGLWKNRVEGGRRASNTSPRRVDAVLAGRQIARKRRVGHFVHTPEGDVETERDFRPRGTERGGDTPSRPR
- the couO gene encoding 4-hydroxyphenyl-beta-ketoacyl-CoA hydrolase; this encodes MDLSSLTAIDVHTHVEQDGHGCFALDQELLDASAKYFRAGQDRTPTVTAIAEHYRARQMAAVVFTVEAPAATGHPALSSEEIADAAAEHADVLIPFGSVDPHAGKAAVLRARRLVAEHGVRGFKFHPSLQAFEPNDIRYYPLYEAIAELGVPALFHTGQTGIGAGLPGGHGIKLRYSNPMLLDDVAADFPDLTVILAHPSVPWQDEAISVATHKANVYIDLSGWSPKYFPPQLVRAANTLLKRKVLFGSDFPVITPDRWLADFAELELKDEVRPLILKDNAIEVLRLA
- a CDS encoding 3-hydroxyacyl-CoA dehydrogenase NAD-binding domain-containing protein, with amino-acid sequence MTVRITSAPAGHAAKPGRITTIAVVGTGVIGAGWAAHFLARGYDVVATDPAPGAEDRLRADVAAHWPTLIRLGLAEGASQERLSFATDAGAAVAEADFVQENGPEREDVKHRLFAVLDEAARPEVILASSSSGLLPSVIARGCPKHPERVVVGHPFNPPHVIPLVEVVPGAETTPEVVDRAVEFYTAAGKRPIRLTREVPGHVANRLQAALWQEAYSLVERGVATVADIDAAIANGPGLRWAVLGPFVNQHLSGGAGGLAHILRHLGPPTEQWWRDLGRVHLTPELAETLVAGVDAELAGTDHDRLVAARDAVLDQLLAAKAAQPDLP
- a CDS encoding acetoacetate--CoA ligase, with translation MILRPVAPDVRETTEIGRYLRWLEARGHSFDDYAALHRWSVTDLDGFWSSIKDFFGVRLHTPATAVVPDRTMPGTEWFPGATLNYAEHALGHGPGDATAVIAYSQTRERTELTWDQLRDQVARARAGLARLGVGRGDRVVAYLPNIPEAVVAYLAVASLGAIWASCAPEFGARSVVDRFGQIEPRVLLTVSGYRYGAKDVDRRAEVAEIRAGLPTAEHVVHVPYGEHDLPGTLAWNDLLAESAPGFEPVGFAHPLCVLFSSGTTGKPKAIVHGHGGILLEHLKNHGLSWDLRPGDRILWFSTTAWMMWNALVSGLLTGASIVLVDGNPLHPDLAWQWRLAEETRATLMGASPGFLMACRKAGLDPAAEYDLSALRQLGAAGSPLPAEGFHWVHERFPGVLLNVGSGGTDVCSGIVQGSPLQPVRAGEISGPCLGVDAKAFDEHGAPVVGELGELVITAPMPSMPVGFWGDDSGERYRDTYFSTYPGVWRHGDWIRFTPEGSCVIAGRSDATLNRGGVRLGTAEFYAVVEELPEIEDSLVVHLEDPAGGNGDLRLFVALRSGAELDDALRGKIASALRSALSPRHVPDAITAVPSIPRNRTGKKLELPVKKLLRGARPDDVAARDVLADPASLDPFVALAGGPA
- a CDS encoding crotonase/enoyl-CoA hydratase family protein translates to MTTPLLPPSLRLELRDDIAVLWLARPEKRNALDDATVLGIESFFGAPPPGIKAVVLDAVGDHFSAGLDLSELTERDAFEGLEHSMMWHRAFERLERGRVPVVAVLKGAVVGGGLELAAAAHIRVAEPSAFYALPEGQRGLFVGGGASVRVPRLIGAHRMADMMLTGRVLDADEGHAAGLSHYRVDNGLEHALGLARKIADNSPITNFAVLQALPRIAEANPAEGYLMEALMAAVASGSAEAKERMQAFLEKRAGKVGR
- a CDS encoding long-chain fatty acid--CoA ligase; the protein is MNLPDFGLGSWPARRARINPDRTALVQRNRSLTYAGLAERVERLAGALTRLGVRPGERVAYLGVNDITVFETLFATARCGAVFVPLNYRLSPAEIRYMLADSGASVLVHSPDTGDLVAAAGALPDGVVIAMDPAEGERDFEAEIAEAGPLPGTAVGLEDPCLLLYTSGTTGRPKAAVLTHGNLTWNTVNQLAHLDVLGTDKALCIAPLFHCVGLGQITLPTLFKGGSVEPVAKFDPGTILARIGEAGITSFSAVPTMLEMMCRHEDWDRADLGSLTCVLYGGSPVAERVARAWLDRGVKLLQGYGMTEAAPGVSMATHEGTLDHPVAAGVPHFFTDVAALGPDLTPQPLDGTPSELLVRGPHVFGGYWNRPEESKASFVEGGWFRTGDVVRVDDDGWAHVVDRVKDMIISGGENVYPAEIEAVAVRLDAVDACAVVGVPDERWGEAGAAFVVVRPGAELDEPQFRAHLERHLARYKVPKHVRFTDALPRNATGKIRRVELRTLAAETFTNGPA